The nucleotide window GCCTATAGGCGCCACGCGCACGACCCGAAGGAGCACACCATGGCATCAGCAGCAGACCGCGAGAAGGCACTCGACACCGCCCTCGCCCAGATTGACCGCCAGTTCGGCAAGGGCTCGATCATGCGCCTCGGCAGCGACGAGCGCGCACCCGTCGAGACCATCTCCACCGGGTCGATCGCGCTGGACGTCGCCCTCGGCATAGGCGGGCTGCCCCGCGGCCGCGTCGTGGAGATCTACGGCCCGGAGTCCTCGGGTAAGACCACCCTCACCCTGCACGCCATCGCCAACGCGCAGAAGAACGGCGGCATCGCCGCCTTCATCGACGCCGAGCACGCCCTCGACCCGGAATACGCCAAGAAGCTCGGCGTCGACATCGACGCCCTCCTGGTCTCCCAGCCCGACACCGGCGAGCAGGCGCTCGAGATCGCCGACATGCTCGTGCGAAGCGGCTCGATCGACCTCATCGTCATCGACTCCGTCGCGGCCCTGGTGCCCCGTGCCGAAATCGAAGGCGAGATGGGCGACTCCCACGTGGGCCTGCAGGCCCGCCTGATGTCACAGGCGCTGCGCAAGCTCACCGGTGGTCTGAGCCAGACCAACACCACCATGATCTTCATCAACCAGCTGCGCGAGAAGATCGGCGTCATGTTCGGCAGCCCGGAGACCACAGCCGGTGGAAAGGCACTCAAGTTCTACGCGTCGGTGCGCCTCGACATCCGCCGCATCGAGACCCTCAAGGACGGCACAGAGGCCGTCGGTAACCGCACCAGGGTCAAGGTGGTCAAGAACAAGATGGCGCCGCCGTTCAAGCAGGCCGAATTCGACATCATCTATGGCGTCGGCATCTCCCGCGAGGGCAGCCTGATCGACTTCGGTGTCGACCAGGGCATCGTCAAGAAGTCCGGCGCCTGGTACACCTACGACGGCGACCAGCTCGGCCAGGGCAAGGAGAACTCGCGCAACTTCCTGCTGCGCAACCCCGACATGGCCAACGAGATCGAGACCAAGATCAAGAACAAGCTCGGCATCGGCGCAGAGGGCAAGGCCGCCAAGAAGGCCACGGATGACGCCGCCACCGCCGCGGCAGCAGCCGAGGCCGCGGCGAACGGACTGGCCACAGGTACCGACGGTGCCAAGGTCGCCTCCATCGCGCCCAAGGCCGGCGCGCGGAAGGGCGCCTAGCCACCATGGTGCACTTCGAAGCCTCGCCTGAGCGCTCCGCCGATCGGGCGGGCCTGGCCCCGGTGACCTACCTGCCGGGCGCCAGCCCCACCGACCAGGCGGATGCCGCCGCCGACGAGGCGGCGGACGAGCGCGAGCACGCCGAGAAGATGCTCCTACAGCGTCTGCGCGGCCGGTCGCTCTCGGTCGTCGAGGCCGAGAAGCTGCTCCGCTCCACCGATATCGACGAGGAGGCGGTGCAGGAGATCCTCGAACGCTTCGCCGAACTGCACTACCTCGACGAAGAGAAGCTCGCCGACCAGATCATGCACAGCCACCACGAACGCAAGGGGCTGGGCCGCAGCGGCGTCGCCGCCGAGATGCGCCAACGCGGTCTCGACGCCGAACTGATCGCCGAGAAGCTCGAAGAGATGCCGGACGACGAGGCCGAGCGGGCCACCGAGCTCGCGCTCAAACGCGTGCAGCAGCTCGACAGGTTTGACGACGCCACCATCGACCGTCGGCTCACCGGGTTCCTGATGCGCAAGGGCTACGCCTCCTCGGTGGTGCGGGACGCCGTCAAGGCCGCGCTGGCGTCCCGGCGCGGCTCCGGCCGCACCTCCACCGTGCGATTCCGCTGAGCCTGGCCCGCGCGCAAGCGTAAGCTGGGGGAACTATGAGCAGCGTCACCGCACCGTCCCTCGCCACTCCGTCGTCCCTCGACCCGTCGCCGCATGCGACCACGGTGATCGCGCCGTCGTCGGCGGCGAGGGACGACGAGGGCCGGGCGCGCACCTACGAGGTGCGCACCTTCGGCTGCCAGATGAACGTGCACGACTCCGAACGGCTCAGCGGGTCGCTCGAAGCGGCCGGCTACGTGTCCGCGGACGGCGCCGAGGCCGACATCGTCGTGATCAACACCTGCGCGGTGCGGGAGAACGCCGACAACAAGCTCTACGGCAACCTGGGCTACCTGGCCTCGGTGAAGCGCAAGCATGCCGGCATGCAGATCGCCGTCGGCGGCTGCCTCGCCCAGAAGGACAAGGCCACCATCCTGGCCAAGGCACCCTGGGTAGACGTGGTCTTCGGCACCCACAACATGGGCTCCCTGCCCAGCCTGCTCGAACGAGCCCGCCACAACGGCGAGGCCCAGCTCGAGATCCTCGAATCCCTGGAGACCTTCCCCTCCACCCTGCCCACCAAGCGCGACTCCAGCTACAGCGGCTGGGTCTCCATCTCGGTCGGCTGCAACAACACCTGCACCTTCTGCATCGTGCCCGCCCTCCGCGGCAAGGAGAAGGACCGCCGCCCCGGCGAGATCCTCGCCGAGATCCAGGCCCTCGTCGACGACGGCGCCATCGAGGTCACCCTGCTCGGCCAGAACGTCAACTCCTACGGCGTCGAGTTCGGCGACCGGCTCGCCTTCGGCAAGCTGCTGCGCGCGGCCGGGCAGATCCAGGGCCTGGAGCGCATCCGCTTCACCAGCCCGCACCCGGCCGCCTTCACCGACGACGTCATCGACGCCATGGCCGAGACCCCCGCCGTGATGCCGCAGCTGCACATGCCGTTGCAGTCCGGCTCCGACCGGGTGCTCAAGGCGATGCGCCGCTCGTACCGGTCCACCAAGTTCCTCGGCATCCTCGAACGGGTGCGCGCCCAGATGCCCGACGCCGCGATCAGCACCGACATCATCGTCGGCTTCCCCGGCGAGACCGAGGAGGACTTCCTCGAGACCATGCGGGTCGTCGAGGAATCCAGGTTCGCCACCGCGTTCACCTTCCAGTACTCCATCCGCCCGGGCACCCCCGCCGCCACCATGGCCGACCAGGTGCCCAAGGCCGTGGTGCAGGACCGCTACGAGCGCCTCATCGCGTTGCAGGAGCGCATCTCCTGGGAAGAGAACCGCAAGGTCATCGGCCGCGAGGTCGAACTCCTCGTCGCTAACGGCGAAGGCCGCAAGGACGCCGATACCCACCGGCTCAGCGGACGCGCACCCGACAGCCGCCTGGTGCACTTCGACGTGCCAGCCGGCTCCGAGCTTCCCCGCCCCGGCGACATGGTCACCGTCACGGTCACCCAGGCCGCCCCCTTCCACCTCATCGCCGACTCCCTCGACGGCACCCCCTTGCGCATCCGCCGCACCATCGCCGGCGACGCCTGGGACCGCGCGCAGGCCGAGTCCTGCGGCGTGCCCACCCCGGCCGGCTCCACGAGCGGTGCCGTCTCCCTCGGACTGCCGACCCTGCGCGTGGGCCCCGCCGGCCTGAACCTCAGCAACCTCAACCAGCACGGCGGCGCCACGACGATCCCGATCTACCCCGTCGACGACGCGGAACGCTAGAGCGCGGTGCTCGTCGTCATCGTCGGTCCGACCGGCACCGGCAAGTCCGAGCTCTCCCTCGACCTCGCCGAGCAGCTCATCTCGGCCGGCCAGCCGGCCGAGATCGTGAACGCGGATGCCATGCAGCTGTACCGCGGCATGGACATCGGCACCGCCAAGCTGCCGGTGGCCGAACGCCGCGGGGTGCCACACCACCTCCTGGACGTTCTCGGCGTGGCAGACGAGGCCACGGTCGCGCGCTACCAGGTGGACGCCAGGGCGGCCATCACCGACATCACCGAGCGCGGCGCGGTGCCGATCCTGGTCGGCGGCTCCGGTCTGTACGTGTCCTCGGTCGTCTACGATTTCCAGTTCCCCGGCACCGACCCGGTGCTGCGCGCCCGCCTCGAGGCCGAGCTCGTTGAGCAGGGCCCCGGCCTGCTCTACGAACGGCTCAAGGCCGTCGACCCGGAGTCGGCCGCCCGCATCGGCGCGAGCAACGGCCGCCGGCTGGTGCGCGCACTCGAGGTCGTCGAACTCACCGGTGCCCCGCATGTCGCCGTGCTGCCCGGCGACCCGGTCTACTGGATGCCCGCGGTGACCCTGGGGCTGCGACTGCCCCGCGAGATTCTCACCCCCCGGCTCGATGCCAGGGTCGAGCGAATGTGGGCGGCCGGCCTGGTCGACGAGGTACGTGGCCTGCTCCCCGCAGGCCTGGAAGCCGGTGTCACGGCCAGCCGCGCGATCGGCTACGCCCAGGCGCTCGGCCAGCTGCGCGGCACGCACAGTCAGGCCGAGGCCGTCGAGGCCACCCAGCAGCTCACCCGCCGCTATGCCCGCCGGCAGGTCAGCTGGTTCAAGCGCGACCCGCACACCCACTGGATCGACGCCGACGACACCGACCGCGTCGCCCAGGCCGCCCGTCACCTGCCCTGAGTCGTCACCGGCCGTGTGCGGCCGACATCACATCCTGGCCGAGTCCCTAAACTGATCAGATGAGCATCGATCTCCACTTCACCAAGGGTCACGGCACCGGCAACGACTTCGTGCTCTTCGCCGACCCGGACGGCCTGCTCACCCTGACCCCCGAGCAGATCCAGAGCGTCTGCGAACGCCGGTTCGGCGTCGGCGCCGACGGGATCATCCGGGCCGTGCGGTCGGCCAACCTGGACGCGGGCGCCGCGGCCCTCGCCGAGGACGACACCGCCGAGTGGTTCATGGACTACTGGAACGCCGACGGCACGGTCTCGGAGATGTGCGGCAACGGCATCCGCGTGTACACCCGTTTTCTGCTCGAGCAGGGCCTCGTGGAGCTCGGACCGGGCGAGACCCTGCCCATCGGCACCAGGAGCGGCGTGCGCGACGTGCAGCGGAACGCCACCGGCTACCAGGTGGACCTGGGCCGCTGGCGGCTGGAGCCGGGGGAGACCCTGGTGCGCGCCAAGAACCTCGCCGTGGCGAGGCCGGGCCTGGGCATCAACGTGGGCAACCCGCACGTGGTGGTGGCCCTCGCCGACGCCGACGAGCTCGAGAGCGCCGACCTCACCTTCATTCCGCAGCTGGACCCCGAGCCCGCCGACGGCGCCAACGTGGAGTTCGTGCTGCCGCACGACCCGCTGGTTGTCGACGGTGTCGGCCGCATCCGCATGCGCGTGCACGAACGCGGCAGCGGAGAAACCCTCTCCTGCGGCACCGGTGCCGTCGCCGCCGCCCTGGCCACCCGGCACTGGGCCGGCAAGGGTGCTCCGAACCAGTGGCGCGTCGAAGTCCCCGGCGGTGTCCTGGGCGTGCGCATGTTCCCCACCGAAGACGGCGAGCACGTCTCCCTCTCCGGCCCCGCGACCCTGGTCTTCGACGGCACCCTCACCCTGGCCTAACCCACAGGCCCACAAGCCCGCGAGCCGTGAGAAAAACCCCGAAAACCGGAGGTTTTCGGGGCTCAACTCACGGCTCGCGGGAGGGGTTACTCGGGTTTGTGGGCCTGCAGGATGCGGAAACCCTTATCGGTCGCATAGCGGGAGACTTCCAGGGCGCCGGGCTGGCCGGGGAACTCCTCCGCGAGCCAGCGCTGCAGCGAGTCTGAGCCGAGGTTCCGCTGCACGACAAGCCAGGCATCCGTGCCGGGCGTCAGGCGCGGCAGCCAGTGCTCGAGCATCGAGTGCAGCTCGGCCTTGCCGACCCGGATGGGCGGGTTCGACCAGATGCCGGCGAAAGCGACAGTGTCGGGAACATCCGCGGGCAGGACGGCGTTGATGTTGGTGAGCCCGAGGTTGGCGGCGTTCATCCGCACCAGGTCGAGGGCTCGCTCGTTGACGTCGACGGCCCAGACCGTGGCGGACGGGTCGGCCAGCGCGAGATGCAGGCTGATCGGGCCCCAGCCGCAGCCGAGGTCGAGCACATCCCCGCCGCCGGAGGGCAGCGGAGCTTCGCGCATCAGCACCTTGGTGCCGGTGTCGATGTGTTCGGGGGAGAAAATCGCGTTCGCGGTGGTGACCTCGCGGATCTGGCCGGCGATCTTCACGGTGATCTGCCGCAATTTCAGGTCGCTGCCCGGAGCCGACGAGAAATAGTGTTCGGAAGCCATACAACGAACTTATCGAAAGAAGAGGAACTAGAGTTAAAGCAATGACTGAATCAACCGCTCCACACGACGATGACGATGTAGTTGCGCGCGTGCTGGCCAGCGCCGAGAGCCGTTCGTCCGGCTACTCCCTCTTCGCCAGCGGATCGGCGCAGGCACTGCAGGCCCGCCCGGCCGACGGCGGCTTCGACGGCGGCGACCACGACGGCGAACAGACCGAGCGTGAAGACCGCAACGCCCTGCGCCGCGTCGGCGGACTCTCCACCGAACTCCAGGACGTCACCGAGGTCGAATACCGCCAGCTGCGCCTCGAAAACGTGGTGCTGATCGGCGTGTACTCCGCCCGCAGCCTGCTCGACGCCGAGAACTCCATGCGCGAACTCGCCGCCCTGGCCGAAACCGCCGGTGCCACCGTGCTCGACGGCCTGCTGCAGCGCCGCGCCACCCCAGACCCGAGCACCTATCTCGGAAAGGGCAAGGCCCTCGAACTGGCCTCCATCGTGGCGGCGCTCGGCGCCGACACCGTGATCGCCGACTCCGAACTCGCGCCCAGCCAGCGGCGTGCCCTCGAAGACGTCGTCAAGGTGAAGGTCATCGACCGCACCGCCGTGATCCTCGACATCTTCAGCCAGCACGCCAAGAGCCGGGAGGGCAAGGCGCAGGTCGAACTTGCCCAGCTCGCCTACCTGCTTCCCCGCCTGCGCGGCTGGGGCGACTCGATGTCCCGCCAGGCCGGTGGCCAGGTCGGTGGCACCGGAGCCGGCATGGGCTCGCGTGGACCCGGTGAGACGAAGATCGAACTCGACCGCCGGCGCATCCACACCCGGATGTCGCGCCTGCGTAAGCAGATGATCGAGATGAAGCCCGCCCGCGAGGCCAAGCGCGCCAACCGCAAGCGCAACGCGGTGCCGTCTGTGGCCATCGTCGGGTACACCAACGCCGGCAAGTCCAGCCTGCTCAACCGCATCACCAAGGCCGGCGTGCTGGTGGAGAACTCCCTGTTCGCCACCCTGGACGCCACCGTGCGCAAGTCCAGCACCGCCGACGGCCGGCTGTACACCTTCACCGACACCGTCGGTTTTGTGCGCAACCTGCCGCACCAGTTGGTGGAGGCGTTCCGCTCCACCCTCGAGGAGGTCGCGGACTCCGACGTCATCATCCACGTCGTGGACGCGTCACATCCCGACCCGGCCAGCCAGCTGGCCACGGTGCGCGAGGTCATCGGCGAGGTCGGCGCCAGCGCCATCCCCGAGCTGGTCGTGTTCAACAAGAGCGACCTGGTCAGCGACGACGACCGCCTCGTGCTGCGCGGGCTCTCCCCGCAGGCGATCTTCGTGTCGGCGCGCTCCGGCGAAGGCATCGAGGCCGTGCTCACGGCCATCGAGACCATGCTGCCCCGCCCGGAAATCAGGCTGGACCTGCTCATCCCGTATGACCGCGGCGACCTCATCCCGATCCTGCACGGCCAGGGCAAGGTGCTGGCCCTGGACTACGCCGAGACCGGCACCCTCGTGACCGCGCTCGTGTCCGCCGGCATCGAGGCGCAGTTCACCCCGTTCGTGGTGGCCCCCGCCATCGCCAGCTGACACCAGCACCAGCCGCCGGGCGGCATCCGCAGTCGAACACTGACAGCGGATGCCGCCCGCTGCTGTTAACACCCGATTCTGCACCGCAACGTAACATTCGGCCATCCGGGTGCGAGCGCGAATACCCGTTGTTAGAGTCATCTCATTCGTTGCCGGGAGCACCACCCGCCCGGCATGGAGCGACAGCCGAGCCCGGCACCCGCCCGCGAGCAACCGCCTGGTTTTCGGGGCGGTCCGCGGCCGCCTGGCCTTCGAGTTGTACCGACCATGCCGAATGAGGAACCATGACAGCGTCTTTCGCGTCCACGACAGCGGACCCGGTCTGTCCGCCGAACACGCCGTTCTCCTTCGAGCTCTATCCGCCCAAATCGGATGCCGCCGAAACCGCGTTGCACACCACCATCGACGAGCTGGCCGCGGCCGGACCCGACTTCATCTCGGTGACCTACGGCGCCACGGGCTCGTCCCGCACCTCCTCGCTGGACGTGCTGCGCTACATCCGCCGGGCCACCCAGGTCGACCCGATGGCGCACCTCACCTGCGTCGGCTCCTCGCACGCCGAGGCCAGCAGCCTGATCCGCGAGTTCCTCGACGCCGGGGTGCGCAGCTTCCTCGCCCTGCGCGGCGACCCGCCGGAGGGCCTCACCGAAGGGGACACCTTCCTCGGTGACCTGCACAGCGCCGGCGAACTCGTGCAGCTGATCCACCGGGTGCAGGCCGAGCGGGTGCCGTACCAGGAGACACCCATTCCCGGGCTGCCGCGGGCACGGGCGGTCAAGACCGAACGCGAACACGTGCGCATAGCCGTGGCCGCCTTCCCGAACGGGCACCCGCGCTCACGCTCCACGGCGCAGGACATCGACACGCTGCTGGCCAAGCAGGCCGCGGGGGCGAACCTGGCCATCACGCAGCTCTTCTTCCACGCCGACCACTACCTGAGCTTCATCCAGCGGGCCAGGGAAGCGGGGGTCGAGTTCCCGATCCTGCCCGGCATCATGCCCGTCACCAGCCCCAGCCGGCTCCGGCGCATCCTCGAGTTGTCGGGGGAGGACCTGCCCAGCGACCTCTCGATCCAGCTGGAGGTGGAGCCCACCGCGGAGG belongs to Cryobacterium sp. SO2 and includes:
- a CDS encoding regulatory protein RecX; translated protein: MVHFEASPERSADRAGLAPVTYLPGASPTDQADAAADEAADEREHAEKMLLQRLRGRSLSVVEAEKLLRSTDIDEEAVQEILERFAELHYLDEEKLADQIMHSHHERKGLGRSGVAAEMRQRGLDAELIAEKLEEMPDDEAERATELALKRVQQLDRFDDATIDRRLTGFLMRKGYASSVVRDAVKAALASRRGSGRTSTVRFR
- the dapF gene encoding diaminopimelate epimerase; the encoded protein is MSIDLHFTKGHGTGNDFVLFADPDGLLTLTPEQIQSVCERRFGVGADGIIRAVRSANLDAGAAALAEDDTAEWFMDYWNADGTVSEMCGNGIRVYTRFLLEQGLVELGPGETLPIGTRSGVRDVQRNATGYQVDLGRWRLEPGETLVRAKNLAVARPGLGINVGNPHVVVALADADELESADLTFIPQLDPEPADGANVEFVLPHDPLVVDGVGRIRMRVHERGSGETLSCGTGAVAAALATRHWAGKGAPNQWRVEVPGGVLGVRMFPTEDGEHVSLSGPATLVFDGTLTLA
- a CDS encoding methyltransferase, which produces MASEHYFSSAPGSDLKLRQITVKIAGQIREVTTANAIFSPEHIDTGTKVLMREAPLPSGGGDVLDLGCGWGPISLHLALADPSATVWAVDVNERALDLVRMNAANLGLTNINAVLPADVPDTVAFAGIWSNPPIRVGKAELHSMLEHWLPRLTPGTDAWLVVQRNLGSDSLQRWLAEEFPGQPGALEVSRYATDKGFRILQAHKPE
- the recA gene encoding recombinase RecA; this encodes MASAADREKALDTALAQIDRQFGKGSIMRLGSDERAPVETISTGSIALDVALGIGGLPRGRVVEIYGPESSGKTTLTLHAIANAQKNGGIAAFIDAEHALDPEYAKKLGVDIDALLVSQPDTGEQALEIADMLVRSGSIDLIVIDSVAALVPRAEIEGEMGDSHVGLQARLMSQALRKLTGGLSQTNTTMIFINQLREKIGVMFGSPETTAGGKALKFYASVRLDIRRIETLKDGTEAVGNRTRVKVVKNKMAPPFKQAEFDIIYGVGISREGSLIDFGVDQGIVKKSGAWYTYDGDQLGQGKENSRNFLLRNPDMANEIETKIKNKLGIGAEGKAAKKATDDAATAAAAAEAAANGLATGTDGAKVASIAPKAGARKGA
- the miaA gene encoding tRNA (adenosine(37)-N6)-dimethylallyltransferase MiaA, which gives rise to MLVVIVGPTGTGKSELSLDLAEQLISAGQPAEIVNADAMQLYRGMDIGTAKLPVAERRGVPHHLLDVLGVADEATVARYQVDARAAITDITERGAVPILVGGSGLYVSSVVYDFQFPGTDPVLRARLEAELVEQGPGLLYERLKAVDPESAARIGASNGRRLVRALEVVELTGAPHVAVLPGDPVYWMPAVTLGLRLPREILTPRLDARVERMWAAGLVDEVRGLLPAGLEAGVTASRAIGYAQALGQLRGTHSQAEAVEATQQLTRRYARRQVSWFKRDPHTHWIDADDTDRVAQAARHLP
- the miaB gene encoding tRNA (N6-isopentenyl adenosine(37)-C2)-methylthiotransferase MiaB; translation: MSSVTAPSLATPSSLDPSPHATTVIAPSSAARDDEGRARTYEVRTFGCQMNVHDSERLSGSLEAAGYVSADGAEADIVVINTCAVRENADNKLYGNLGYLASVKRKHAGMQIAVGGCLAQKDKATILAKAPWVDVVFGTHNMGSLPSLLERARHNGEAQLEILESLETFPSTLPTKRDSSYSGWVSISVGCNNTCTFCIVPALRGKEKDRRPGEILAEIQALVDDGAIEVTLLGQNVNSYGVEFGDRLAFGKLLRAAGQIQGLERIRFTSPHPAAFTDDVIDAMAETPAVMPQLHMPLQSGSDRVLKAMRRSYRSTKFLGILERVRAQMPDAAISTDIIVGFPGETEEDFLETMRVVEESRFATAFTFQYSIRPGTPAATMADQVPKAVVQDRYERLIALQERISWEENRKVIGREVELLVANGEGRKDADTHRLSGRAPDSRLVHFDVPAGSELPRPGDMVTVTVTQAAPFHLIADSLDGTPLRIRRTIAGDAWDRAQAESCGVPTPAGSTSGAVSLGLPTLRVGPAGLNLSNLNQHGGATTIPIYPVDDAER
- a CDS encoding methylenetetrahydrofolate reductase — translated: MTASFASTTADPVCPPNTPFSFELYPPKSDAAETALHTTIDELAAAGPDFISVTYGATGSSRTSSLDVLRYIRRATQVDPMAHLTCVGSSHAEASSLIREFLDAGVRSFLALRGDPPEGLTEGDTFLGDLHSAGELVQLIHRVQAERVPYQETPIPGLPRARAVKTEREHVRIAVAAFPNGHPRSRSTAQDIDTLLAKQAAGANLAITQLFFHADHYLSFIQRAREAGVEFPILPGIMPVTSPSRLRRILELSGEDLPSDLSIQLEVEPTAEGQREIGISHAATLASKLVAGGAPGLHLYAFNQHATVLAVLERAGVLPRVGAPATPSTSPTGIPTAGTHPTKDKR
- the hflX gene encoding GTPase HflX, whose amino-acid sequence is MTESTAPHDDDDVVARVLASAESRSSGYSLFASGSAQALQARPADGGFDGGDHDGEQTEREDRNALRRVGGLSTELQDVTEVEYRQLRLENVVLIGVYSARSLLDAENSMRELAALAETAGATVLDGLLQRRATPDPSTYLGKGKALELASIVAALGADTVIADSELAPSQRRALEDVVKVKVIDRTAVILDIFSQHAKSREGKAQVELAQLAYLLPRLRGWGDSMSRQAGGQVGGTGAGMGSRGPGETKIELDRRRIHTRMSRLRKQMIEMKPAREAKRANRKRNAVPSVAIVGYTNAGKSSLLNRITKAGVLVENSLFATLDATVRKSSTADGRLYTFTDTVGFVRNLPHQLVEAFRSTLEEVADSDVIIHVVDASHPDPASQLATVREVIGEVGASAIPELVVFNKSDLVSDDDRLVLRGLSPQAIFVSARSGEGIEAVLTAIETMLPRPEIRLDLLIPYDRGDLIPILHGQGKVLALDYAETGTLVTALVSAGIEAQFTPFVVAPAIAS